TCGGCACTGTGTCGAAATACTTGCTGCCGGTCGGATCATTCTTCGGCAGCACGAACGATCGGAAGTTCTCGGTGATCGTGGGCCCCAACGCAATACAGTTCACCCGGATCTTCGGCCGGATGTCGATCCGCCCGTGCGCATTCACGACCTCGCCGATGAACGCGTCGATCGAATGGAGATCGCCTTGATCGCACACCAATTGAGCAGAACGCGATGCCCACTCCGGATTGTCGGCCGTCCCCGGCAGCGCATCCAAGTCGGACCGCGAACACCCGACGACCGTCGCGCCGGCACGCGGCAGTTCATGCGCGTTACCTACTCCGACGCCTCGACTGGTCCGGTGACCACGGCGACCTTGCCAGTCAGTACGCCAGCCGTCATTCGCCCGATTCCTCACGCGCCATGTGCAGCGCCGCGCGGTGACTGAACAACAGCGACGCGCCGATCGGGTTGCCACCACCGGGATACGTCTCACCGGACACCGCGGCCATGGTGTTCCCCGCCGCATAAAGGCCGGGGATCGGCCGGCCCTCGGTGTCCAGCACCCGCGCATCGACATCCGTCCGCAGTCCGCCCTTGGTGCCGAGATCCGACGTCCCGAACGCCGCAGCGCGGAACGGCGGCGCGTCGATGGGCACCAGCGGTGACGCCCCGCCGGTGAACGCCCGGTCGAACGACTCCCGACCACGCCCGAAGTCCTCGTCGTCACCACGCGCCGCGAGTTCGTTGAACCGGAGCACGGTTTCGACGAGATTCGCTGCGGGCACGTCGATCTTGCGAGCAAGTTCTTCCAAAGTATCGGCGTGTACCCATAGCCCGGCGGACTCGTAGGCGCTTGTCGGTGAGAAGGAGACGTTGGTCGCCATCACCGGTGGCTGTTCACCGGCGCGGCTGTCATAGACCATCCAGTACGGCGCGCCGACGGTGCCCGCCTGTATCGCGGCCAGGATCTCCCGCCCCAGCCGGTCGTAGGCCGCCGATTCGTTGACGAACCGCCGGCCCGCCTTGTCGACGAAGATGCCGCCGGTGAAGCACAGCGCGAAAACCGCACGACCGTCGGGATGTATCAGCCCGGGCGACCACCAGGCCTGGTCCATCAGGTCGGTGCTCGCACCGACGGCGATCGCGGCCTTGTGCGCCAGCCCGGTGTTGCCGGGTGAGCCCATCGTGCCGGATACCGTTCCCGGAACACCGTATTCGGCGCGCATCTCGGCGTTCTGCTCGAATCCGCCCGCGGCGAGCAGCACTCCCCGCCTCGCCCTGATCGTTCGCCGGTCACCGTCGCACTCGACCACCCCACCGGTGACCCGACCACCG
The nucleotide sequence above comes from Mycolicibacterium moriokaense. Encoded proteins:
- a CDS encoding FAD-binding protein, translating into MIAADETVDVLVAGSAGALAGAYTAAREGLSVAIVEATDQFGGTFAYSGGGGMWYPCNPVLVRAGADDTIKDALRYYRSVVGDRTPAELQETYVRGGAQLIEYLEADEHFAFKILPWPDYYSSVPGARHDGMRHTVSKSVPDERLGRFRGKVRGPLDHERLGTTQPELLTGGRAVVGRFLWAMADNPDVAAYLNTSLVELTVGGGRVTGGVVECDGDRRTIRARRGVLLAAGGFEQNAEMRAEYGVPGTVSGTMGSPGNTGLAHKAAIAVGASTDLMDQAWWSPGLIHPDGRAVFALCFTGGIFVDKAGRRFVNESAAYDRLGREILAAIQAGTVGAPYWMVYDSRAGEQPPVMATNVSFSPTSAYESAGLWVHADTLEELARKIDVPAANLVETVLRFNELAARGDDEDFGRGRESFDRAFTGGASPLVPIDAPPFRAAAFGTSDLGTKGGLRTDVDARVLDTEGRPIPGLYAAGNTMAAVSGETYPGGGNPIGASLLFSHRAALHMAREESGE